TAAAAGCGGTGTGGCATGACATACTGTCTGTTACTTCACTTGAACCCCACAGAGGTAGAGGAATGACATGAAAGCTTGGCGACCAATTACTCTACTTAGAAAATCAAGGTTACATCCATAACCCAACGTTCTCTTTCGTTTTTGTACCGGGTCGCCAAACGACCTATGGGAGATGCTATTACAAACTCACCTTTTAACTTAGTCCCTGGGATGTCCttgcattcaccacaggatgcaATAGAATATAATTACCCAACAGGGTACCACAGAATTTCAACGGTGGTATACAACTGTATAAGCAAGCTGAAGGTTAGAACTTACAAAATGAGGTTCAAGGTTCACATTATGTTCACTTATCTGGGTTGAGAGAGCGTGCCGTGTCCAAAACTACAGACCCCACTGATGGTGATTCGGTAGTATCTCATGAAAGTCATCGGTGTTGCTCAACTTGCAGCAGCAAAGATAAGAGTCCAGGGAGGCCCTTCTCAATAGGGCCCATGAAGTGGCCATACCCCTGGTGTGCTTCCGCCCCGTCTGTAGTTAGTCTACCTGCTGCAGCGTAACCCAATGTGCTTTGAGACAGCGTGCCTTTGGTGTTCTCCTCATAACACACAAAAAGCTGTTCTGTTTGACAAACAGTTCTTTCTGCAGCAAGATAGGCACTCAATGCCCTAACCGGACAAAGTGTATGCAATTCACGACTCTCCTGTGGAGAGGCGGGTGAAATGTCGCTATGATTAAGGGCTGTTTAGTATGTGATCATGAAAGCACCTTAGGTAAGACTGCTTGATTTGGCCGAAGCACTGCCTTAAATCCATCTTCTGCTAATGTGAGGCATGAAGGATGGGTATAAAGCACATTGTAACGGTAAatgagtgaataggtgtggagtcaggtgcagagagcaaaggatacgggaaaacacgctttaatgtccagaaaatcacaagaaCAAAAATCAGGCGAACAACACGTGTGAAGAAATAAAGGACAGCGAAAAAACCTGAAAATGCAAAACACAaaccactctaacacatacagatgaacaagcccgcacaaacagaagcgggctgaactaacttaaataaccccaccctaacaaccaaacaagaaacgggtgaaaccaattagacaaaaccaaacgaacacagaacaatggatcggtggtagctagtagaccggcggcgccgagcgccacccgaaccagaaggggagtcaccttcggtaatattcgtgacacacATGTAATTCTTTAACATGCTTGGCTGAAACAATAGCCAATAGAAAGGCATTCTTGACTGAGCTCACATAGCTCTAGTGAAAACCGTGGCTCAAATGATGATCTCAGATGTGATTGTAGGACAACATCTAGCTCccaaattaaatgttattggtcacgtacacatatttTTCAGAAGTTATcccaggtgcagcgaaatgcttatgtttctagctacAACGGTGCAGTAATACCGAACAATACACACATCCAAAACATAAAAATAAAGGAATTTAGAATTCTCAGAACGAGCAATGACAGTCCAGAATATAAATGTGTATGATGGTGTGTGTATAGACATGGACAGTATATAAATAGAAAAGGTGTTAGTTATAGGATAAGACTTGACTAGAATAGAGAATATAGTgcacttggaaagtattcagacccattcactttttcaaaattttgttacgttacagccttattctaaaatagattaaatatttttttcccctcatcaatctacacacaataccccataatgactggggcaggtagcgttctcctggcatccgccaaacccagattcgtccatcggactgccagatggtgaagcgtgattcgtcactccaaaaaatgcatttccactgctcctgaATCCAATggctcagtagtgagtgttgcaaccggaggacaggtgatttttacgcgcttcagcactctgcagtcccattctgtgagcttgtgcagCCTAtcatcttgatttattattagcggctgagccgttgttgctcctagacgtatccacttcacaataacagcacctatAGTTGACCAGGACAAccccagcagggcagaaatttgacaaactatcTTATTGAAAAGGCGGCATCCTATGACcatgccatgttgaaagtcactcttcagtaaggccgttctactgcaagtgtttgtctatggagatcgcatggctgtgtgctcgatttgatacacctttcagcaacgggtgtggctgaaatagttgaatccactaatttgaaggtgtgtctacaaacatttgtatatatagtgtaaacATGAgtgaaataaatacagtatgtgacGTCACGCTGCCTTTTATAGTGACAGGTCATGTGGGTACAGTAAGGTTGTGGTGTGACTTAAAATATCTTTGATATTAAGTAATTTGGCAATCCATTACGAAAACGAAAGAGAACTGACGAGTGTGCCATGGTGCAAAACAGAGGGGTTGGCATAGAtcgttgacaacatgtaaactatttAATCTCCAATAATAAATAAATGTGCACAATGAACACTTGTTTTCACTCATACATCAGTACAGttgttgtttagctagctagctcattttTGCCATATTATCATagacatcagtcaaaacaccttaAAACAAGagatggtatcaagaacaagataaaaCTAGCTAAAACAAGCCCACTACGGTACCCACATGGCAGCttattgtcattgttgctagctatctgaccatccagaatcacaacaacacatggacttctgccccattgaagcgTGCTAATTGTTTTTAGTGGcgttgtcagctaacccatctatagcAACAGGTACTCTTCTTGCGGACCACACAAAACACGATACACAAAAATCAGAGACTGCAAGACAAAAAATACCAGACAAAGTATATCTCTGGCCTGTTTCAGGATTTGTAGCACACAACATTCGTAATGTGACAGGCTgacattgctcaacatttctgCCTGCTTGTCCTGTCCTGACCAGTTTGTCCAGCTAATTGGCGCTCTACTCGCCATCTGCTGTATGATCTTCCTGGGTTTCGCTGATGACGTATTGAACCTGCGCTGGAGACACAAGCTCCTGCTGCCCACCATAGCCTCCCTGCCGCTGCTCATGGTCTACTTCACCAACTTCGGCAACACTGTCATTGTGGTGCCCAAGCCCTTCAGGCTCTTACTGGGGATGCACTTGGATCTGGGTGAGTGAATGTCACAATAAAAATGACAGACAGGCAAACACAACGTCATCTGTATCACATATTTTGTTTGGGCACAATGCAAATTTCTCTTGAAGTTCCACTTAGTTTGCACACAGCCACAGGAGAGCTGGATTATAAATATCCATAGTGTTTCTTCAGGCAAAGCTGGTTGAAATTATATAAATTCCAACTACTTTACAAACAGTATATCTGTTTGTTATCTGGTTGTAATGACGTCATTTCAATCAGTTTTACCCACTGGCAGTGTTGTATCAATTTCACTAACATTGTAAGTCATCCTCCGTGCTTTGTTGTACATCTTATGCTGATTgatgttctctcttctctgtaggTATTCTCTACTATGTCTACATGGGCATGCTGGCAGTTTTCTGTACTAATGCCATCAACATCCTAGCAGGCATCAACGGCATCGAGTCAGGACAGGCACTCTTCATCTCTGGCTCCATCATTGTCTTCAACCTGCTTGAGCTTGGTGGTAAGTGGCGGTTTTCTATCTTTCATCAACATCCCCTGTTCTCAGTGCTTCAATTATGTGTCTACACATCCtaccaaatgtttttttttaaatcaaggaACCTTTCCTGGTCTAATATATAGAAATATGGATGTAATTGTGCACACTCTTTGACTTTTGCAGGAGACTACAGAGACGACCACATTTTCTCCCTTTACTTCATGCTCCCGTTCTTCTTCACAACTTTAGCACTTTTCTACCACAACTGGTGAGTTGGAGACGCTGGCCGTGTCTGAAATCTGTCTTGTCGACTACTTACTAAAACGACATACTCTGTACTAACTGtactacatactatttagaaCACACTGTTTGAtgtattccacattttattgtgttacagcctgaatgcaaatttgattaaatacatttaaaacatcttacccatctacacacaataccccataatgacaaattgaaaagatgttttaagaaatgttagcaaatttattggAAATGAAATGcagatatctcatttacataagtattcacacccctgagtcaatacatgttagaatcacctttggcagcaattacagttgtgagcctttctggttaagtctctaagagctttgcacacctggatcgTACAATATTtcacattattctttttaaaattctttAAGCTGCAAGTTGGcttttgatcattgctagacagctatTTTtaagttttgccatagattttcaagccgatttaagtcaaaactaactaggccactcaggaacattcaatgtcatcttcgtaagaaactccagtgtatatctggCCTCATGTTTTAGGTTCttgccctgctgaaaggtgaatttgtctcccagtgtctgttggaaagcagacaaccaggttttcctctgggattttgcctctgcttagctctattccctttctttttatcctaaaatactccctagtccttgccgatgtcaagcatacccataatgtcacaccctgaccatagagagcccccgggttctctatggtgttctaggtcagagcgtgactaggggggtgttctagttttcATATTTCTATGTTTGTTTTATTGTAttgttcccaattagaggcagctaaTTGTTGTTGTCTTAAATTACGGATCATACTTAAGTTCTCCATTGTTCCCACCTgggttgtgggatattgtttgtgtatGTGCTTGTTGCACCACGTAAGTcacgttttttttatttttttttattgttttgttggaagTTTCACTGTGAAATAAGATGTGGAACTCAaatcatgctgcgccttggtccatccATTCTAACAACCGCGACGCATAACATGGGGGGGGGGTCCTattaagctaacatatggaattgttttaagatggtcataccatggctcatttagctatttgatttagaattgtaGGACCCCTTTAAGTATCAAAACAAATAATTTAAGAACAtgttttgataaaatattgaatttggcttttactactatagcccatagaaactaTGAAACatattgaataacacattcataaatggcaaaaaaagaAAGTCACAAAATAAGTAAttaggttttgaagtgtctgtcctgtatttaggagatataagaaagctcaggaaatatttgtttttttgacacacatttaaccccttattttttgggggcacaaaactaccttcataTTTCCATTCATGTGTATtagttaccttcagacgagtccacTGAGACTTGTTGGGGTAGTAgcgcaaaacggagaacaccatggTGTTCATGAGTCTCCTctttttgtaggccaaaccgttcggacgctacagacgttcCCGTGAGAAGAACGATTTTCAGTATCActaatggtctgacaaacaccgctgtaccTTGGCCCCTTTCCACTGCAGATACGGAAGGCCTACATAggcagatgtggtggattgagacacagcccatgcaaaaaaaacatatctctagcttaaactgacagattttgatggggatttctttattatgttaattagattGACACACATTGCCTATTTATTGACCCCATTTAttcactcaagacatttcagcttttcattttttattaatttgtaaacatttttaaaaacagttcaactttgacattatggggtattgtgtgtaggccagtgacacaaaatctcaatttaatccattttacattcaggctgtaacacaacaaaatgtggacaaaaaaTAAACTATTTAGAATGGTAGGTATTCAAGACACGGCTATTGTTTATGGTGTTGCTGTTATAAAGCATGTTGTAAATTATTGCCAACATACATGACATGTGTTGCCTTTACTACAGGTACCCTTCATCTGTGTTTGTGGGAGACACCTTTTGCTACTTTGCGGGGATGACCTTTGCAGTGGTAGGAATTCTGGGGCACTTTAGCAAAACCATGCTGCTCTTCTTCATTCCTCAAGTGGTCAACTTTGTCTACTCACTACCCCAGCTATTCCATGTAGTACCCTGTCCCAGGCACCGCCTCCCCAGGTAACACTACAGCTCTTTCTCCCTTACTCCTATGATAGCATTGATATAGTATACATATCGTATAGTACTTTTGATACAATTCCATGATCTTTTTTTTTCAGATGATCACATTTATAAATAAGGGATTCtcattgtgtgtttttttttcctCCTAAATTTGCCTGATGCATGAAGACTGAACCCAAACACAGGAAAACTAGGAATGAGTTGGTCTAAATTCAAAAGGAGGGACCTCTCCAAATTGGGAAATCTTATTTTACAGGTAATCAATATGTACACATGCTGGGGTATGAATTTGACATTTATTTGGTTGTCCAAAAGAGTGGAATCAGAGCAAATGTTTGATTTGGGTCAGGTAGATTGATATGAATGACAGTGTGTTTATCATTTGTGCTGTTGTGTATTTTTCACCCATCAGGTGGCAGAGATGCTGCGGGTGCTGGAAGTGAAGCGTGGACAGGAGGGCGATGATGAATTTGTGGAGTGCAACAACATGACCTTAATAAACCTGGTGCTGAAGATACTGGGACCCACACACGAGAGAGATCTCACCACCATCATGCTACTCATACAGGTATCGACAACGGGTCTAATTTctgagtcaaatcaaattgtattagtcacatgcgccaatacaggtgtagacattacagtgaaatgcttacttactaccccctaaccaacaatgcagtttaaaaaaaataagaaataaaagtaacaagtaattaaagtgaaaaaataatagtgagactgtatacaggggggtaccggtacagagtgggggcaccggttagttgaggtaatatgtacatgtaggtagagttattagtGATGTattagatgataacaacagagagtagcagcggcgtaaaagggggggggggggggtaatgcaaatagtctgggtagccatttgtttagatgttcaggagtcttatgggtagaagctgtttagaagcctcatgTACCtagctccggtaccacttgccgtgcggtagcagagagaacagtctatgactagggtggctggagtctttgacaatttttagggctttcctctgacaccacctggtatagaggtcctggatggcaggaagcttggccccagtgatgtactgggccgtacgcactaccctttgtagtgtcttgtggtcggaggccgagcagttgctataACAGGCAGTgacaacctgtcaggatgctctcaatggtgcagctgtaaaaccttttgaggatctgaggacccatgacacatcttttcagtctcctgagggagaataggttttgtcgtgccctcttcacaactgtcttggtgtgcttggaccatgttagtttgttggtggaacttgaagctctcaacctgctccacttcagccccgtcgatgagaatgggggcgtgcttggtcctctttttcctttAGTCCACAATCATATCCTGTGTCTTGatcagtcatgagtgaacagggagtacaggaggagactgagcacacaaacctgaggggcccctgtgttgaggatccatgtggcggatgtgttgttacctacccttatcacccgggggcagcccgtcaggaagtccagggtccagttgcagagggagatgtttcgtcccagggtccttagcttattgatgagctctGAGGGCAcgatggtgttgaacactgagctgtagtcaatgaataagttaaggtacatttttatatatatatatatatatatatatatatatatatatatacaaaattatGTGACCACCCCTTTAAATtcgtggattcggctatttcagccacgccCGTTTGCTGACagggtgtataaaatcgaggacacagccatgcaatctccagagATTGCAGTAAAATGGCctgactgaagagctcagtgactttcaatgttgcaccgtcataggatgccacctttccaacaagtcagttcgtaaaatgtctgccctgctagagctgccccggtcaattataagtgctgttattgttaagtggaaacgtctaggagcaacaacggctcagccgggaAGTGGTcggctacacaagctcacagaacgggacggGTTCCAAACTGAGTTCACTACCGAGTTAAAacctgcccctggaagcaacgtcagcacaagaactgttcgttgggagcttcatgaaatgggtttccatggccgagcagccgcacacaagccttggattaccatgcacaatgccaatcatcggctggagtggtttaaagctcgccgccattggactctggagcagtggaaacacattctctggagtgatgaatcacgcttcaccatctggcagtccaaaggactaatctgggtttggcagatgccaggagaacgctgcctgccccaatgcatagtgccaactctaaagtttggtggaggaggaataatggtctggggctgtttttaaaggttcgggctaggcccctttgttccagagaagggaaatcttaatgctacattaTAGATGATTCTTTGCTTCCGACTTTCTGGCAACagtttggtaatgtagtgtatatgaaGCCCCTTTGTGAGCATTTCTAAGATATCTTTGAATAACCTTTAACGTATAATTcatatttgtctctgtctcaggtacTGGGGAGTGTGTTGGCTTTCGGGATCCGCTATCACCTGGTTCGCCTCTTCTACGACGTCTAGAGATGCTACAGATAGAAAGCTGAGAGACTACAGGGAGGGATGTCCAACTATGCTGGACCAACCACGTctgatacatgatgatgatgattttgACTATTGATTCCTTGATTATTGATTCACCTATCCTTCTCTGCTTTAAAATGGGTCTGTTTATAACAAGACTGACAGCTGAGGATGACCTCAGTTCTTCAATGGAAAAAGAACAGGTGAAAAAGCATGCCACTCAAAGGCATCACAATTGATAGAATTGAGGATCTGCTAAATTTACTATTTCAGGATGAGCAATTAAGCACTAAATTAATGGCAATCATACTGTTGTGAAAAGAAAGGCAAGAGGTCCATGTACAGGTCAAAACCCAGTCTATATTGCGGATGGCTACTCTTTGTGACAGACACATTGCATATGGAGGGATTGGGAGGATATTTTTGAGTTATTCTCTGAGGGGTTTAAAGCGTTCT
Above is a genomic segment from Oncorhynchus masou masou isolate Uvic2021 chromosome 12, UVic_Omas_1.1, whole genome shotgun sequence containing:
- the dpagt1 gene encoding UDP-N-acetylglucosamine--dolichyl-phosphate N-acetylglucosaminephosphotransferase; the protein is MSPIPVLPLVINGCMSALGSLATLKLIPAFKDHFISARLYGMDLNKTNKKEVPESQGVISGTVFLIIMFCFIPVPFLSCFVEEQCTGFPHNEFVQLIGALLAICCMIFLGFADDVLNLRWRHKLLLPTIASLPLLMVYFTNFGNTVIVVPKPFRLLLGMHLDLGILYYVYMGMLAVFCTNAINILAGINGIESGQALFISGSIIVFNLLELGGDYRDDHIFSLYFMLPFFFTTLALFYHNWYPSSVFVGDTFCYFAGMTFAVVGILGHFSKTMLLFFIPQVVNFVYSLPQLFHVVPCPRHRLPRLNPNTGKLGMSWSKFKRRDLSKLGNLILQVAEMLRVLEVKRGQEGDDEFVECNNMTLINLVLKILGPTHERDLTTIMLLIQVLGSVLAFGIRYHLVRLFYDV